A part of Hydrogenobacter sp. T-8 genomic DNA contains:
- the purH gene encoding bifunctional phosphoribosylaminoimidazolecarboxamide formyltransferase/IMP cyclohydrolase, with protein sequence MRALISVYYKEGLEKLLQAIYEKGFEVISTGGTAKFIQSLGYKVKLVEELTGFPEILDGRVKTLHPAVHGGILYRDWVEKDKEEIKNLGIQPIDLVVVNLYPFEEKLKEDLTEQELMEFIDIGGPTLIRASAKNFYRVAVVVDPEDYGWVAERIKEGGLTLEERKALAVKAFSLTAYYDALISKALANMFEVQTEVTYSAIPMRLASQLRYGENPHQKGWLYLNPLEELGIARSKVLQGKEMSFNNYLDSDSAFRLVSEFSKPACVIVKHNNPCGVALGNSLLEAYERAFSSDPESSFGGIVAFNDKVDKDLAQRLTEVFLEVIIAPEFSEEALEVFSKKKNLRLIQVFGFSHSFDIKKISGGFLLQEEDSLDYERFEVVSEREPTETEKEDMLFAWKVCKYVKSNAIVIAKEGKTLAIGSGNTSRVDSLRCAIAKAQRFGFELRGSVLASEAFLPFRDSVDIAHSAGITAIIQPGGSIRDKEVIEAVNQHNMAMVFTGTRHFRH encoded by the coding sequence ATGAGGGCACTTATTTCTGTATACTACAAAGAAGGTCTTGAAAAACTTCTGCAGGCTATCTATGAGAAGGGTTTTGAGGTCATATCCACTGGTGGCACTGCAAAGTTTATCCAAAGCCTTGGCTATAAGGTAAAGCTGGTGGAAGAGCTCACAGGCTTTCCCGAGATATTGGACGGTAGGGTAAAGACCTTGCATCCTGCGGTGCATGGCGGTATTCTCTACAGAGATTGGGTAGAAAAGGACAAAGAAGAAATAAAGAACCTTGGCATACAGCCCATAGACCTTGTGGTGGTTAACCTATATCCCTTTGAAGAGAAACTAAAAGAAGACCTAACAGAGCAGGAGCTTATGGAGTTTATAGACATAGGTGGACCAACTCTTATCAGAGCTTCCGCTAAAAACTTCTACAGAGTTGCGGTAGTGGTAGACCCTGAGGACTACGGATGGGTAGCGGAGAGAATAAAAGAAGGTGGTCTAACCCTTGAAGAGAGAAAAGCCCTTGCGGTAAAGGCTTTTTCCCTTACCGCTTACTACGATGCTCTTATATCAAAAGCCTTGGCAAATATGTTTGAGGTGCAAACAGAAGTTACATACTCCGCCATACCCATGAGGTTAGCAAGCCAGCTAAGATACGGAGAAAACCCTCATCAAAAGGGTTGGCTTTATCTCAATCCCCTTGAGGAGCTTGGTATTGCCCGTTCTAAGGTTTTGCAGGGAAAGGAAATGTCCTTTAACAATTACCTTGACAGCGACTCTGCCTTTAGGCTTGTAAGTGAGTTTTCAAAGCCTGCATGCGTGATAGTAAAGCACAACAACCCCTGCGGTGTAGCCTTAGGCAACAGCCTGCTTGAAGCCTACGAGAGAGCCTTTTCTTCAGACCCCGAGTCTTCCTTTGGAGGCATAGTAGCCTTTAACGACAAGGTAGACAAGGACTTAGCCCAAAGACTCACAGAAGTTTTCCTTGAGGTGATTATAGCTCCAGAGTTTTCCGAGGAAGCCCTTGAGGTTTTCTCAAAGAAGAAAAACCTAAGGCTAATACAGGTCTTTGGTTTTTCCCACTCCTTTGACATAAAAAAGATAAGCGGTGGTTTTCTTCTGCAGGAAGAGGACAGTCTTGATTATGAGAGATTTGAAGTGGTTTCGGAAAGAGAGCCCACAGAAACCGAGAAGGAAGACATGCTCTTTGCGTGGAAGGTTTGCAAGTATGTAAAGTCTAACGCTATAGTTATAGCAAAGGAAGGAAAAACCTTAGCCATAGGCTCTGGAAATACTTCAAGGGTGGATAGTTTAAGATGTGCCATAGCAAAAGCCCAGAGGTTTGGTTTTGAGCTAAGAGGAAGTGTTCTTGCCTCTGAAGCCTTTTTACCCTTTAGAGACAGCGTGGATATAGCTCATTCTGCAGGTATAACTGCCATAATTCAACCTGGAGGGTCTATAAGAGACAAGGAAGTAATAGAGGCGGTAAACCAGCACAACATGGCTATGGTCTTTACTGGCACAAGGCACTTTAGACACTAA
- a CDS encoding radical SAM protein gives MELHQKIRLMSRLASFERDGDYNFESCVFYASTPKGKVPILKLMQTTMCDKNCMYCAFRRDRDETIRIALKPEEIAKGFMELYKAGKVSGLFLSSGIFGNPDFTMERMIDTAKILREKYEFKGYIHLKLMPGASLQSVEEAVKVASRVSINLETSKEKRLKDIAKGKSILQDMLPKIEYVDRLIRGQKGKSQISQMMVGVGDEKDEEIIKAVDYLNKRFRLGRIYFSAFFPVKNTPLENRPPENPKREHRLYQVDFLIREYGFSFEELKPVLIDGNLPLDKDPKTAWAEANMHLFPVEINTADYEMLIKVPGIGKETAKEILRRRREKNLSSIQDLKGIRNLNKILNYVVINGRYFWQNSSSFPSITQL, from the coding sequence ATGGAACTCCATCAAAAAATAAGGCTTATGTCAAGGCTTGCCAGCTTTGAGAGGGATGGGGATTATAACTTTGAAAGTTGTGTCTTTTACGCTTCCACACCCAAAGGTAAAGTGCCTATCCTCAAGCTCATGCAAACAACCATGTGCGATAAAAACTGCATGTATTGTGCCTTTAGAAGAGACAGGGACGAAACAATAAGGATAGCACTAAAGCCTGAAGAAATAGCAAAGGGGTTTATGGAACTATACAAGGCGGGAAAGGTAAGCGGGCTTTTTCTTTCCTCGGGCATTTTCGGAAATCCAGACTTTACCATGGAAAGAATGATAGATACCGCAAAGATACTTAGAGAGAAATATGAATTCAAAGGCTACATACACCTTAAACTCATGCCCGGGGCTTCTTTGCAAAGCGTGGAAGAGGCAGTTAAAGTGGCAAGTAGAGTCTCCATAAACCTTGAGACCTCAAAGGAAAAGAGACTCAAAGACATAGCAAAGGGTAAAAGCATACTTCAGGATATGCTTCCCAAAATAGAGTATGTGGATAGGCTTATAAGAGGTCAAAAGGGTAAAAGTCAGATAAGTCAGATGATGGTAGGCGTTGGAGATGAAAAGGATGAGGAGATAATAAAAGCGGTAGATTATCTAAACAAACGCTTTAGACTGGGCAGGATATACTTTAGTGCCTTTTTCCCCGTGAAAAACACCCCGCTTGAAAATAGACCACCGGAGAACCCAAAGAGAGAGCACAGGCTTTATCAGGTTGATTTTCTTATAAGAGAGTATGGCTTTTCTTTTGAAGAGTTAAAACCAGTACTAATAGATGGCAATCTCCCTCTTGACAAAGACCCAAAAACTGCATGGGCGGAGGCAAACATGCACCTTTTCCCAGTGGAAATAAACACCGCAGACTACGAAATGCTTATAAAAGTCCCTGGCATAGGAAAGGAGACCGCAAAGGAGATATTAAGGAGAAGGAGAGAAAAGAATCTAAGTTCAATTCAAGATTTGAAAGGTATTAGAAACCTAAATAAGATACTAAATTATGTAGTCATAAATGGAAGATATTTTTGGCAAAATTCTTCATCTTTCCCATCTATTACACAGCTTTAA
- a CDS encoding NADH-quinone oxidoreductase subunit B family protein, translated as MLFLMKRAFRLKTEEIMPEHKELLCELREAIDKVFGGSLFVREVDTGSCNACEVEVANLNNPYYDIERFGIKFVASPKHADVLLITGCVTRNMLVPMIKAYENAPNPKFIVTLGDCTKDCSYFKDSYAVEGPVGKHIPVHLHIPGCPPEPRHIIEGFLKLCNRWER; from the coding sequence ATGCTTTTTCTTATGAAGAGAGCCTTTCGTTTGAAAACCGAAGAAATAATGCCAGAACACAAAGAGTTATTGTGTGAACTGCGTGAGGCAATAGATAAGGTTTTTGGTGGCAGTCTGTTCGTCCGTGAAGTGGATACTGGCTCCTGTAATGCTTGTGAGGTGGAGGTTGCTAATCTCAACAATCCATACTACGATATAGAAAGGTTTGGCATAAAGTTTGTCGCCTCTCCGAAACATGCGGATGTGCTTTTAATAACTGGTTGTGTAACAAGGAACATGCTCGTCCCCATGATAAAGGCATATGAAAACGCACCAAACCCAAAATTTATTGTAACCCTAGGAGACTGCACCAAGGATTGTAGTTATTTCAAAGATTCCTATGCGGTGGAGGGTCCAGTAGGGAAGCATATACCAGTTCATCTTCACATACCTGGATGTCCACCAGAGCCAAGGCATATAATAGAGGGATTTTTAAAGCTGTGTAATAGATGGGAAAGATGA
- a CDS encoding hydrogenase large subunit, whose protein sequence is MFIEEEVEGSNLYSRVRDAIREGFYLFGMVGSDERELGRGFAVRYFFMKKGSVRVFILRTEDKFPSIVSLCPSSKNYEKEIRDMFGLLPEGHPDSRRLMLYPENWDPAIHPLRKDYKGEKPEFKVYGHYTYKKVMGDGVNEILVGPIHAGIIEPGHFRFSLAGEAILQLEIRHFWKHRGIEKLCEGKDPKQVLKIVNRISGDNAVNISIAYLNAVEPLLGLEPSERVKVIRSILGELERVWNHVRDIGWLFMDIAFPLVAQHLFSLQEKLMRFNKSLTGHRFMFDVCELGTVKVDFNRNRERDLIDLLGVIEEEIRQVEEFALETPSVRDRFETTGRVFKNTAMELSLCGVCARASGLERDTRVELPYLAYKDVNLHTFEEGDVMARFLVRTREIYESIRLIKLFLKNLPEHTEKANKMQKPEPYSWNIGNAETPRGNAFFFVMFDKDGKIYRLKYVDPSFRNWPAIQYAVLGDIIADFPLVNKSMNLSYAGNDL, encoded by the coding sequence GTGTTCATTGAAGAAGAGGTAGAAGGTAGTAACCTTTACAGCAGGGTTAGAGACGCTATCAGGGAAGGATTCTATCTGTTTGGTATGGTAGGAAGTGATGAGAGAGAGTTGGGGAGAGGATTTGCGGTTAGGTATTTCTTTATGAAGAAGGGAAGTGTAAGGGTATTCATCCTAAGGACTGAGGATAAATTTCCCTCTATAGTTTCCCTTTGTCCATCCTCAAAGAACTACGAGAAGGAAATAAGGGATATGTTTGGGCTTTTGCCCGAAGGACATCCCGATAGTAGAAGGCTTATGCTATATCCAGAAAACTGGGACCCAGCCATACACCCCCTTAGAAAGGACTATAAAGGAGAAAAGCCAGAATTTAAGGTTTATGGTCATTATACCTATAAAAAGGTTATGGGAGATGGAGTTAATGAGATACTTGTGGGTCCAATACATGCAGGCATAATAGAGCCCGGTCATTTTAGGTTTTCCCTTGCTGGCGAAGCCATACTTCAATTGGAGATAAGGCACTTCTGGAAGCATAGGGGAATAGAAAAGCTGTGTGAAGGGAAGGACCCCAAACAGGTGCTTAAGATTGTAAACAGGATTTCCGGAGATAATGCGGTTAATATATCTATAGCATACCTTAACGCGGTTGAACCACTTCTTGGACTTGAACCTTCTGAAAGGGTGAAGGTTATAAGGTCTATACTTGGAGAGCTTGAAAGGGTTTGGAACCACGTTAGAGATATAGGTTGGCTGTTCATGGACATAGCTTTTCCACTGGTCGCTCAGCACCTTTTTTCATTACAAGAGAAACTTATGAGGTTTAATAAGAGTCTTACAGGTCACAGGTTTATGTTTGATGTGTGTGAACTCGGAACTGTGAAGGTTGACTTTAATAGGAATAGGGAAAGGGATTTGATTGACTTACTTGGAGTTATAGAGGAGGAGATAAGACAGGTAGAGGAATTTGCCCTGGAAACCCCTTCTGTAAGGGATAGGTTTGAAACTACAGGGCGAGTTTTCAAAAATACAGCTATGGAGTTGTCTCTTTGCGGTGTTTGTGCCAGAGCTTCTGGTCTTGAAAGGGATACGCGCGTAGAGCTTCCATATTTAGCATACAAGGATGTAAACCTTCATACTTTTGAAGAAGGGGATGTTATGGCAAGGTTTCTTGTAAGAACGAGGGAAATTTATGAGTCCATAAGACTTATAAAACTTTTTCTCAAGAATTTGCCAGAGCATACAGAAAAAGCAAACAAGATGCAAAAACCTGAACCCTACTCTTGGAATATTGGGAACGCAGAAACACCCAGAGGCAATGCCTTTTTCTTTGTGATGTTTGATAAGGATGGAAAAATATACAGATTAAAGTATGTAGACCCATCCTTTAGAAACTGGCCAGCAATACAGTATGCAGTTCTTGGAGATATAATAGCGGATTTCCCGCTTGTTAACAAAAGTATGAACCTTTCTTATGCAGGGAATGACCTTTAA
- a CDS encoding proton-conducting transporter transmembrane domain-containing protein codes for MSEGSSSGSLSVFKHAPLVASSFIALSLLLLPREFTVQLGFFEAYFKLDALSIFFSSLLAFVSFYVSIYTIGYVSELKGKAHLVLILTGVFILSMFFTIISNDLISFLFFWEIMSLSSFYLVISDEGKESSKVGFIYLLMTHLGTAFIILSFLLLYIKTSSMSFDSFRGSADLYIVLLALLGFSVKAGIVPFHVWLPYAHPVAPSNVSALMSGVMLNTAIYGMMRFLFEFSSSNFLFTSLLLIVFGCLSLVYGAIYSLTESSVKKFLAYSSIENMGLLVIGMGLANLGLYKEILPIYSTSKAFVLLHTLNHSLLKSSLFMGAGVMVKMTHEYSMNRLGGLSKASPLLFYLMLVSSVFISALPPSNVFFSELLLYKTLFLALNIKGDPSSYILILVLTLLALSGVFVGATFVKFIGVVFLGKSRGAKVSNKPSVAELFGIALPVALSVSIGIYPYPLLSILSNIYSLSLPDLNYLPFNLLFVSFILLLVIFLAMRKNRARIYETWICGLDEENPSAQATTLSQTYSIRRLFSMFYSTVSEINFDAEIKKYFRSSILYKEELKDIFEEKIYKRLAGYILAVSDQIRKILQTGNINLYISYIFLTLLLCFLIYIVLTGEKP; via the coding sequence ATGTCCGAAGGTTCAAGTAGTGGAAGCCTAAGCGTTTTCAAACACGCACCACTTGTTGCCTCATCTTTTATAGCCTTATCCCTTTTGCTTTTACCAAGGGAGTTCACAGTTCAGCTGGGCTTTTTTGAGGCATACTTCAAACTTGACGCTCTATCTATATTTTTTTCTTCTCTTCTTGCTTTTGTATCTTTTTATGTTTCTATATACACCATTGGATATGTTAGTGAGTTAAAGGGAAAAGCTCATCTTGTCTTAATCCTTACAGGGGTATTTATACTTTCCATGTTTTTCACTATTATAAGCAACGATCTAATTAGCTTTCTCTTCTTTTGGGAGATAATGTCTCTATCTTCTTTTTATCTCGTTATTAGTGATGAGGGGAAAGAAAGCTCAAAGGTAGGATTTATATACCTTTTAATGACCCATCTGGGAACAGCGTTTATAATTCTTTCTTTTCTTCTTTTATACATAAAAACCTCATCCATGAGTTTTGATAGTTTTCGTGGTTCTGCAGACCTCTACATTGTATTGTTAGCACTTTTAGGTTTTTCTGTGAAGGCTGGAATAGTTCCTTTTCATGTATGGCTACCCTATGCACACCCTGTAGCACCTTCTAATGTCTCAGCCCTTATGTCTGGGGTGATGCTAAACACAGCTATCTATGGTATGATGAGGTTTCTTTTTGAATTTTCCTCTTCAAACTTTCTCTTTACAAGTCTGCTACTTATCGTTTTCGGTTGTCTCTCTCTTGTGTATGGTGCCATTTACTCTCTTACTGAGTCAAGCGTTAAAAAGTTTCTTGCATACTCTAGCATAGAAAACATGGGCTTGTTAGTTATTGGTATGGGTTTGGCTAATCTTGGTCTTTACAAAGAAATTCTGCCCATATACTCTACATCTAAAGCCTTTGTATTGCTACATACCTTAAACCACTCTCTTCTAAAAAGCTCTCTCTTTATGGGTGCAGGGGTTATGGTCAAGATGACCCATGAATATAGTATGAACAGGCTTGGTGGCCTTTCAAAGGCAAGCCCATTGCTCTTTTACCTCATGTTAGTATCTTCTGTCTTTATTTCCGCTCTTCCTCCTTCTAATGTCTTTTTCAGCGAACTGCTCCTTTACAAAACCCTTTTCTTAGCTCTAAATATCAAAGGTGACCCTTCGTCCTACATACTGATACTTGTGCTTACTCTACTTGCACTGTCTGGCGTTTTCGTAGGTGCTACCTTTGTAAAGTTTATTGGGGTGGTTTTCTTAGGAAAGTCCAGGGGTGCAAAGGTCTCCAACAAACCAAGCGTAGCTGAACTCTTTGGAATAGCATTACCAGTCGCCCTTTCTGTTTCAATAGGCATTTATCCATATCCTTTGCTTAGTATCCTTTCTAACATATATTCCCTTTCCCTTCCAGACCTTAACTACTTACCCTTTAATCTCTTATTCGTGTCCTTTATTCTTTTACTTGTTATTTTCCTCGCCATGAGAAAAAACAGGGCACGCATTTACGAAACATGGATTTGTGGACTTGATGAAGAAAATCCATCCGCACAAGCTACTACCCTTTCCCAAACCTATAGCATAAGGAGACTTTTTTCTATGTTTTACTCCACTGTATCTGAGATAAATTTTGATGCGGAGATAAAAAAGTATTTCAGAAGCAGTATTTTATACAAAGAAGAATTAAAAGATATTTTTGAAGAGAAGATATATAAAAGACTTGCTGGTTATATACTTGCCGTCTCAGACCAAATTAGGAAAATACTCCAGACTGGAAATATAAATCTTTACATAAGCTATATATTCCTTACACTTCTTCTCTGTTTTCTTATTTACATAGTGCTAACAGGAGAAAAACCATGA
- a CDS encoding respiratory chain complex I subunit 1 family protein yields the protein MNLLLGIIQALMVLMLAPFFAGFIHKLKQRIRGQKGISVFQLYRNLYKLHKKEIVLSKDTSLVSRLAPYFYFLPHALLCFMLPFFYESPLLGNSSNPVVLLYLLSLSIFFMTLYALDQASSFGALGSSREWFISSLSEPSAILLLFSLCIYTGEFNLSHAFLTLSNELRSFFSEHPSRFSISIPFLLLFTLLILTLAENARIPFDNPETHLELTMVHEANILEASGPHLLLFEYGSYLRLTLFLSIMSILIFPFIGDSTFYPLAFALYLLKMLFLCILIAFVESFNAKMRLFRIPNVLSFAFVLSLLTLILSMEA from the coding sequence ATGAATTTACTTCTTGGTATCATACAGGCTCTTATGGTGCTTATGTTAGCCCCATTCTTTGCAGGTTTTATTCACAAGCTAAAGCAAAGAATAAGAGGTCAAAAGGGCATAAGCGTCTTTCAACTTTACAGAAACCTCTATAAACTCCACAAGAAAGAAATAGTCCTTTCAAAGGACACAAGTTTAGTCTCAAGACTTGCTCCATATTTCTACTTTTTGCCTCATGCTCTACTATGCTTTATGCTTCCCTTTTTCTATGAAAGCCCTTTACTTGGAAACTCTTCAAACCCTGTTGTTCTTCTATACCTTCTGTCTCTATCTATATTCTTCATGACCCTTTATGCCCTTGATCAGGCAAGCTCCTTTGGAGCTCTTGGGTCAAGCAGAGAATGGTTTATAAGCAGTCTATCAGAACCAAGCGCGATTTTGCTTTTGTTTTCTCTTTGCATATACACTGGAGAATTCAATCTAAGCCATGCCTTTTTAACACTAAGCAATGAGCTTCGCTCCTTCTTCTCTGAGCACCCAAGCCGTTTTTCAATAAGCATCCCATTCCTCCTTTTGTTTACCCTACTAATACTCACGCTTGCTGAGAACGCACGCATACCTTTTGATAATCCAGAAACCCACTTAGAGCTTACCATGGTCCACGAAGCCAACATACTGGAGGCAAGCGGTCCACATCTGCTACTCTTTGAATATGGCTCTTATCTAAGACTTACCCTGTTTCTAAGCATCATGTCCATACTTATCTTTCCCTTTATAGGTGATTCTACTTTCTATCCTTTGGCTTTTGCCCTTTATCTGTTAAAGATGCTGTTTCTTTGTATACTCATCGCCTTTGTAGAATCTTTCAATGCGAAGATGAGGCTATTTAGAATTCCAAACGTCCTATCTTTTGCTTTTGTCCTTTCCTTACTTACACTTATACTTTCTATGGAGGCTTAA
- a CDS encoding hydrogenase, with amino-acid sequence MEKLASFFALMVLVSAVLNVASPFLKFAIRLNMLQSWMLAFYILVVAISSGVFHLYLSFLATLVFKGILIPILLFRVLKRTGRERELDMVISIPSAVVISGILIIISAILLTKFGGLEFLFGRFVFVSSLSTFFIGGMLLVIRKILFSQILGLLIMENAIFLAANSAVTGMPLVVELGILFDILVSILIASVLLLRIMKNFEDIRVDDLEVLKE; translated from the coding sequence GTGGAAAAGTTAGCGAGTTTTTTTGCTCTTATGGTTTTGGTATCAGCGGTTTTGAATGTTGCATCTCCCTTTTTAAAATTTGCCATAAGACTAAACATGCTACAATCATGGATGCTTGCCTTCTATATACTTGTGGTTGCTATAAGCTCGGGTGTCTTCCATCTTTACCTTTCCTTCTTGGCTACTTTAGTTTTTAAGGGCATACTTATACCTATTTTGCTCTTTAGAGTTCTTAAAAGAACTGGTAGGGAAAGGGAACTTGATATGGTCATAAGCATACCATCTGCGGTAGTGATATCTGGTATTCTCATAATCATATCCGCCATACTTCTTACAAAGTTCGGTGGTCTTGAATTTCTCTTTGGCAGGTTTGTTTTTGTGTCTTCACTATCAACCTTCTTCATAGGTGGTATGCTTCTTGTTATAAGAAAAATCCTCTTTTCCCAAATACTTGGGCTTTTAATAATGGAGAACGCCATATTCCTCGCTGCAAATAGTGCAGTTACAGGAATGCCTTTGGTGGTAGAGCTTGGTATACTTTTTGACATACTTGTAAGTATACTTATAGCTTCTGTTTTACTGCTTCGCATAATGAAAAACTTTGAAGATATTAGAGTTGATGACCTGGAGGTGTTGAAAGAATGA
- a CDS encoding proton-conducting transporter transmembrane domain-containing protein: MISILFLLPALGLLLSLLVDVLIMSYLQLLISLSLFLSSLYIFFHKEYSTHLYNLFFVDPVNSFLLLTVALLELFVVFYSFGYIRTEISQGMSKRRFKYYYFWKNGFIFSMILSILSNNLGVYWVGLEATTLTTAFLIAFYRSKESYEASWKYVIMCSIGITLGLFAIVLLYYSTAHIYGESLKALSFLDIMVSVQKLDKDILFLSFILALVGFGTKVGFAPMHNWLPDAHSQAPSPISVLLSGVLLNTALLGVLRFYQINEKAGVGYARDFMIFFGFLTLFLASLIMLRQGEYKRLFAYSSMENMGLIALGFGVGGYGAFGAFFHILFHAIAKGVLFMTSGNILSVLHERRIEKINGLFKDMKTTSFVMLLGLASISGLPPFSTFFSKIYIIIGVIQKSHFLGILVLFSLAVAFSGIFWQILPMLSGISKGEREKVLHPFMIIIPTLMLLILIALTFYTPETLTQIIKMAVNELYG, translated from the coding sequence ATGATTTCAATACTCTTTTTACTACCCGCATTAGGTCTTCTTCTTTCACTTTTGGTAGATGTTCTTATCATGTCCTATCTACAGCTTCTTATATCTCTTAGTTTGTTCCTTTCAAGCCTTTACATTTTCTTTCATAAGGAATATTCTACGCATTTATACAATCTCTTTTTTGTGGACCCTGTGAATTCTTTTCTTCTTTTGACTGTTGCCCTGCTTGAGCTTTTTGTAGTCTTTTACTCCTTTGGCTACATAAGAACAGAAATATCTCAAGGAATGTCTAAAAGACGTTTTAAGTATTACTATTTTTGGAAAAATGGCTTTATCTTTAGCATGATACTTTCCATACTTTCCAACAATCTTGGCGTGTATTGGGTTGGATTGGAAGCTACCACCCTAACAACAGCCTTTCTTATAGCCTTCTACAGAAGTAAAGAATCCTACGAGGCTTCATGGAAGTATGTAATAATGTGTTCTATTGGTATCACATTAGGTCTTTTTGCTATTGTATTACTTTATTATTCAACCGCGCACATATACGGTGAAAGTCTAAAAGCTCTTTCTTTCCTTGATATAATGGTTTCAGTTCAAAAACTTGACAAAGATATACTTTTCCTTTCTTTTATACTTGCCCTTGTAGGCTTTGGCACAAAGGTAGGCTTTGCACCTATGCATAACTGGCTTCCCGATGCACACTCTCAGGCACCAAGCCCTATCAGTGTTCTTCTCTCTGGCGTTCTCCTAAACACCGCTTTACTTGGTGTTTTAAGGTTTTATCAGATAAATGAAAAGGCTGGCGTAGGCTATGCAAGGGACTTTATGATATTCTTTGGTTTTCTTACCCTTTTCCTTGCAAGTTTGATTATGCTAAGGCAAGGAGAATATAAAAGGCTTTTTGCTTATTCTTCTATGGAAAACATGGGTCTTATAGCTCTTGGCTTTGGTGTAGGTGGCTATGGTGCTTTTGGTGCGTTTTTTCACATACTTTTTCATGCTATAGCAAAAGGCGTGCTTTTTATGACTTCTGGAAATATACTTTCTGTGTTGCACGAAAGGAGAATTGAAAAGATAAATGGACTTTTTAAAGATATGAAAACTACCTCCTTTGTAATGCTTTTAGGCTTAGCCAGTATATCTGGATTACCGCCTTTTTCTACCTTTTTTAGCAAGATTTACATAATAATTGGTGTTATTCAAAAGAGCCACTTTCTTGGTATTTTAGTTTTGTTTTCTCTTGCGGTAGCCTTTTCTGGAATTTTCTGGCAGATTTTACCTATGCTTTCTGGAATTAGTAAAGGAGAAAGAGAAAAAGTTTTACACCCATTTATGATAATAATACCAACATTAATGTTGCTTATATTGATAGCTCTCACTTTCTATACGCCAGAGACTTTAACTCAAATTATAAAAATGGCGGTCAACGAGTTATATGGATAG
- the lysA gene encoding diaminopimelate decarboxylase: MLKEYNPYLEYKGEELYLEGVSLKALAEKFGTPLYVYSGSYIRDRIKAYREAFPEALICYAVKANFNPHIVALVKEEGAGADIVSGGELFISLKAGIEPSKIVYAGVGKTVKELEYAISSDILMFNVESLMELEVLDELAGKLGKKARIAIRVNPDVDPKTHPYISTGMKKSKFGVDIKTAKKEYEHARKLKNLQVVGIHCHIGSQILDVSPYIEASQKVVELYYELIKEGFDIQYLDVGGGLGIKYKPEQSNPEPSDLAEAILPVVKEVKAKIILEPGRSVVGNAGILLTQVQFIKDKGHKHFVIVDAGMNDLVRPAMYEAYHHIVPVERKDRPYIKTDVVGPICETGDFLALDRELQAVERGEYLAVLSAGAYGFAMSSHYNVRPRACEVLVEKGKYRVIRQREDYQYITFLSI; encoded by the coding sequence ATGCTGAAAGAATACAACCCATATCTTGAATACAAGGGCGAAGAACTTTACTTGGAAGGTGTTTCTCTGAAGGCTCTTGCAGAAAAGTTTGGCACTCCACTTTATGTCTACAGCGGTAGCTACATCAGAGACAGAATAAAGGCATACAGAGAAGCCTTCCCTGAAGCACTTATATGCTATGCGGTAAAGGCAAACTTTAACCCTCACATAGTTGCCTTAGTCAAGGAAGAGGGTGCTGGTGCGGACATTGTTTCTGGTGGTGAGCTCTTTATAAGCCTAAAGGCAGGAATAGAACCTTCAAAGATAGTGTACGCAGGCGTAGGGAAAACGGTCAAGGAGCTGGAGTATGCCATAAGCTCAGACATTCTTATGTTTAATGTGGAATCTCTTATGGAGCTTGAGGTGCTTGACGAGCTTGCTGGAAAACTTGGTAAAAAGGCTCGCATAGCCATAAGGGTGAACCCAGATGTGGACCCAAAGACGCATCCCTATATATCCACTGGGATGAAAAAGAGTAAGTTTGGAGTGGATATAAAGACCGCAAAAAAGGAATACGAACATGCCAGAAAATTGAAAAACCTGCAAGTGGTTGGTATTCACTGTCATATAGGCTCTCAGATATTGGATGTTTCCCCTTACATTGAAGCGTCTCAGAAGGTGGTGGAGCTGTATTATGAGCTTATTAAAGAGGGTTTTGATATCCAATACCTTGACGTTGGTGGCGGGCTTGGGATAAAGTATAAGCCAGAGCAGTCAAATCCAGAACCCTCTGACCTTGCAGAAGCCATACTTCCAGTAGTCAAGGAGGTAAAGGCTAAAATTATTCTTGAGCCAGGAAGGTCTGTGGTAGGAAACGCAGGCATACTCTTAACGCAGGTTCAGTTTATCAAAGACAAAGGACATAAGCACTTTGTGATAGTGGATGCGGGTATGAACGACCTTGTGAGACCAGCCATGTATGAAGCCTACCATCACATAGTTCCAGTGGAAAGAAAGGATAGACCCTATATAAAGACCGATGTGGTGGGTCCAATATGTGAAACAGGAGACTTTCTTGCCTTGGATAGAGAGCTTCAGGCGGTAGAAAGGGGTGAATATTTAGCTGTTCTTTCCGCAGGTGCTTATGGCTTTGCCATGTCCTCTCACTACAATGTGAGACCAAGAGCTTGCGAGGTGCTTGTGGAGAAAGGTAAATACAGGGTCATAAGGCAAAGAGAAGATTATCAATATATAACTTTCCTATCCATATAA